gggtagagaaaagcggcatctaagaaccaactcttcttcttcaaaggctgACTATAAATGACATAAATCAAACCTTATGTCATTTGTGCAGTAAATAGAAGAAATATATTCTGGTCCACAGGCCCGTTCTGCATTCCAGGCCAGAATTCCTAGCAGAGTTTTTTTCTTGGTCTCCCACTCCCCATAATTCTTTTCCTGCATGGCAGGGGAAGGTCCACCATCACCCACCCAGTGGTTTTTGACTTGCCCTGGAGAACCCAGGGCCCTCTGCTCAGgaaaacatctcccccccccaggggtcaGGGGGCTCCTCCTGCCGGGCTGCCAGCTCCCCGTGTGGCAGAGACTCCCTTTTCTGTAACCACCAAGCCCAGGCTGGAAGCACCACTCTGTGCGTCTGGGCCGGCTCCAGAGCAGCTGAGGGGAGCAGAACCGCTTCCTTCCAACAAgcaaggcagagggggaggcaaCATGCCCAGATTTACAGTTGGCACCCAGGGGGGGTGAGGCCAAGGAGGAAGGGGAGCTGCCAGGCAAAGAGGATGAGCACATGGCTGTAACATCAGGGAGCTTTGAGCAGGCAGAGATCACCCCCCTCCACCACTGAATTCTGACACGGCATGgcggccacaggaggcggagccagccacaaacgGATTGCCAGTGTCACTTGAGTAACGCTGTAGATCCTTGCGCCATGGCACCAAAGGAGCCTTTGAAAACAAAGATCTGCACAGCCATTAGTCAATCAGGAGCCTTGCTTGGCAAAAGGCCTACCTGGCCTCACCTACAgacaccacactggggacccctgtGTTAGACACTTCCTGACTTCCTGCACACTCCCGATTGCCCAATGAGAGAGTGAATTTCAAACCAGGTTTCAGCCCACCGGTAGAAATGTCCTAGAATCCTCGCTCTCGGGGGGTCGAGGAACCAGCCTTGTGTCTCCTACTGGCTGATTTCCATGCCtgggcatcaggagagccctgcagactatcttcctccttttctcacTCCACGCAGAGCACCCCTCTCTGCTTTCGTTTTCAGAGCTAACCACAGCATGTTTTGGCCTCCGCCAGGGTGCTCTTGCTGGCCACGGCCTGCGCCAAAGGCTTGTCTGCCAGTCCTCTTCAAAGCTGTGGTTTGGAGTTGACAGTGGCTAGCCAAAGCACTGGCCCAGGCATAACACGGCCGTAGGGTAGAGAGGAGAGAAACCCACAagccagggggaggaagggggcccGAGCCCCCACTGATTTCCCAGCTAAGGGACCAGAGTGCAGGGGACGTCTCTTCCGCCTTCATGCCCTTCGACACCCAGAAGGtggagcaaaatttgagtccaggggcacctttaagaccggcgAACATTTATTCAGGACACAGGGTTTCGTGTGCAAGGACTTTGCTTCAGGTATGTgactaagtgtgcatgcacatgaaagcttatacctcaggTAAAACTTTGCAGCTCTggtctcagattttgttctgctgtttcagaccaacgtggccACCCACCTGGATCTAGCATCACCAGGAGGCAGGTTCTTTTGCTTGATGGAGAGCTTGGCTTACCATTTTTAAAGGTAGCTCATAgcaagccccttcccctccccaagttaTTCAAAATATGCTAAACGGGGGGGATCATTTTCTACCTGTAGGCTTCTTTATTTAGGAAAGGAGTGTTTGCAAAAAGGAGCCCAAGGGTGCCTCTTGAAACACAGACATTGAGAAAAACCAGCTGAGGGTGTCAGTCGTTATCAGGGGCTTTACTACTGGAATTCCTCTCTCAAATTAAGTGCACATTACAGTTGTCAGAATTCCCACCCACAACTCTCTAGGCATGTAGTTATCGTGAacagaaagcaaagagagagagacctgaaCCCAGTACACAGGTTGCGTggccatgaccgtttatgcactggaggtttcatgctgggttacatgctggaattttagtcgtgacaggtggccccacctcttcctgcactcacacaggggagcatttggcccagtgcacctcatctgcctcctatttttgctcctgcacaagaactggggcagtaaagtgcccagtgcataaacggtccattaGAAGACATCCAAGCGATTCAGGTGGCTCGAGCAAGTAAGCCAAGTTACGCATGCACATGCAGATAAACTGCAACCATTCGCAACAGGGGTCATCCTAGCCTTATCTCTCAATAAAGCCCTTCCTATTATTGAATGTTAAGCAAAACCTGTCTTATCAGAGCACTGCCCCTGGGTTAAGATCCTGCTTCCAGTCTCTGGGGTTATCAGCACAGAAGAAGGAAACTTTCCCTCTCCAAAACCAGGCTTTGATATCCCAATCAAAAAGGAGGCAGCTACTGGGCAATGGGCCCCAGCCCATACATTTTTCATATCTTATGGGTAATTTCAGGATGTTATcatataatgcaggggtagtcaacctgtggtcctccagatgtccatggactacaagtcccatgagcccctgccagcatttgctggcaagggctcatgggaattgtagtccatgaacatctggaggaccacaggttgactacccctgctgtaaaggatcGTGGCaggccatttgctggcagggtctcatgggaattgtagtccatggacatctggaggaccacaggttgactaccccagatatAATGCACAGCCAATGCTTTACATGGGATAGAACTTTAGCTACATCTAACATCCTCTCCTTTGCCACGGATATCGGTCGAGAGAATCAAATGGCAACAGtggcctgctctgcagggctgttgtgagagcaAAGTCAGCAAAAGAGCAGCGTTTGCTTTCACGGGCGCATGCAGGAAATGTTTGCTAAGGCGCACGGTGAAATGATAGGGAGGCCACAAGCAGCAATAATAAGGGAGGGATTTTCCATATTAGGAGCCCAAAACAATGGAAGCGCATGACCCCTTTTGTTTcccatttaaaaaggaaaaagacagaattACTAAGATACCTGGAAAAATCATTCATAATACTCTCCGGCAGAAGAgaatattttgaattatttttcgAGAAACCACACCAGAATCGTTGCACATCCTCAAATTTATTAGCACTCTCAGCAGGAATCTGAATATCGTTTCCAGAATGTGACTGATATTttgaccaaccccccccccctcccactcccctcccctccccaaccccaccacCAATAGCCTCCGGTTTAGAAGAAACATAAAATGCAAGTTTGAACAAGTCAGACTGGCTGAAAACCCTTCCATGAACAACCAAACGGCCTCTTTAGGAAGTAAAAGCTGGGCCCTGCTTGAAAGACTCCCTGATtacacatcattaaaaaaaaaaacacacacaaaagcacacaCTATGTTATAGCTAGATATTCCAAAAACAATACAAGGTTTTGATTTTATTCTGATTAAAGtcaccaaaaacaaacaaacaaaaaaaaaagcgtccattttttttatatatatgtacaGACCCGCAATCGGGATCTTGAATTCTCGTCTTGGGaaagccacccccccacccccccctccccatagacCTCCCCACATCCTTCTGGAGCCTCACTCTCCCACCTCGGAAAGGGGCTTCTCCTGCGGCCTGCCGAGTTCATTCTCTTTCAAGAGTTTCTGGTTCTCGGCTCTCAGCCGGTCCAGCTCTTCCTGCAGCTGCCGGACCCGGCCGTCCTCCGTCGAGTCCCCCCCCAATTTCTTGGTCTCCATCCGCAGCCGGttgttctcctcctccatccTGGAGAGGCATTTCTCCAGCTCCAGGTACTCCTTGATCAGCTCTTGCTTGCTCATGTTCTGCAGGCTCTCCACGTGGTACCTCTCGTAGGTCTCCGAGAAGTCCTTCTGCAGGAACTCGCTGCCGTCCCCGCCCATCCCGTCGCTGCCgccgtcctcctcctccacgaAGTCCTCCTCGCTGGTGTCGTCCGACTTGGTGGCCGCCCTCTTCGGGTAGAGGCCCGTCTTCAGGTCCGGCTCCTCCTGGTCGTGATCCTCCATCAGGAACTGGGTGGTGTTGTAGGGGGCCACCGGCTGCCCCTTGGCAAACATCTCGGCCCGCAGCCTGGAGGCCCGCTGGCTCTGCTTCTCGTCgaacttcttcttctcctcccagcTCAGCTTGTAGTAAGGCTTCCAGTGCCTCTTCTTCTTGGAGGGACGCCTCCGGTGCTTCTTTTTGCCAAACTGCCGCTCCTCGTCCCCTCCGGGCTGGGGCCTGCACCTCTGGCCCCCCGGCCCACAATACCCTGGACACTGTGGGTTCTCCATGGGCTCTGGATGCCCACCGTCTCCTGCCTCCTGCGTCTCAGCAGCCATGTTATGGTTCTGGCTGCCGCATTCCAGGGCATCAGGGGTTTGGCCCCCCACGATTGGAGGAGAAACTGCTGCCCCTTCCCTATCTGGGCAACCATCCTCGCCCCTCCCTGGGCTGCCCCCCTGCTGCTGCGTGGGCTCACCTGGCTGCCACCTGCTGGCCAGGTGCTCTTCTCTCCGGAGCTGCTCCGGATTGCTTGGAGGGGACTCCGGAAACGGCCCCCCTCCGCCACCTGCATGCCTGCAAGGGGCAAAGGGGGCCGTCTTGCCATTGGGTTGCTGCCGGCTGGCAGAGAGGATGGCGTCAGCCATGGCCGACTCCTTTGGCAACTGCCTCTCTCGAAGAGCAgcgggtggctggctggctgacttcCGTCCAAGGGGACAGCTCCCTCGGCTCCTTCCTGGGGGCGGGGACCAGAGATCGCCTTTCACCTGGGGAGTCCTGCCACTGCCAGCCTCACCCAGTGCAAACCCGGGTGTCCGATGCCACCGGTCACTGGCCTTTGCTGGCAACCCCCGGGCAGTCCAGTCCTGGCTCTCTAGCTGCGGAACGAGGCCTCACGGTCACCTGTGCAGAGCATCATCGCAGAAGCCAGAAGGCGACAGCCGTCTCTCGGCCCCCAGCACCGGGCAGCATTGGAAGGACCGGCTCTTTTcggtgggggggggtctccgctcctcctcttcctcctctcctccgctATGTCAGCAGCAGCCACGTTTGCACATCTGGAAATCCAAAGAGGGGATAAAAAGAACCGATGTTTGAGGCGGGCCACAAAGTCAAGGCAACGGCGGGTCTCTatgcccctcccatctcctccaccccccccaaaaaaaaaccccactaaagGAAGTTTGCAAAGGAAAAGGATGTGCCGTCTCAAGGAGGCTGAATGCAAGAGTGAAGTGGCGAGCATCTCCTGGGAAGCGGCATATAAatgtcattaattaattaattgttaaagTTGTCCTTGATCAGTACTGCGAGGGTTAATGCCCCGAGGAATCAGACCGAAGTTCGACAAGGAGGACGGGCAGGGGGTCGGGGAATTAAATCAATCTCCCCCGGATCGAGCCCCGAGCGTTTACACGGAGCAAGAAACTAGGTGCCAATCCCGCTGCAGGCACGAAGGGGTTAACGGCGCTGGCCCGGCCGGCCCTCGGGCGCGAAGGGGTTAACTGGTCCAGGCACGCCCAGCGCGCATGCCCCGCCCCCTCGCGAacctggccccgccccctccctccgcgCTCCTTCCCCCCTCACCGCAGCGCCGCCAGTGCTCGACTGCTGCTCCCCGCTCGCCACCGCGCCTTATATAAACgagccagcccccacctgccaccGCGCAGGCGCCTCTCGTCCCCCTCGCCCCGAGGCTTCTCGGGACTTGTGGTCTCCTGCTCCGATCGATTGCCCGGCTCGCTCCCGACGAAgcgactacaactcccagaaccGCGCTCGGGACGCGCGTCTCAGCCAATCGCCTCTCGGACGGGGCGGGCGTTAAAACGAAGAGCCCCGCGATAGGCGCGCTAAACGAGTGAGGCGTGAATGGCTAGACCGGACGTCTTTCACCCGTCGCTTCACCAATGAGGGGAACGGAGCgggaggcggcggaggaggcggGAACTGGAACGTACCATCTGTGGGCGCGGGAGAAAAACTCCGTCGGTGGCGGGCGACGCCACAGACCCCCATCCAGGGCACCGGGAGGCGAAggcccatcgccgcccgcgcTCTTCCTCCCCCGCGGCGCGGATCCTGGCGAGCGGAACGGCGCTCTCCCTGCGAGCCGAAAATGGTCGCGCCCGAAAGTAGTCCCGACGAGAGACGGCAGATTAAGCGCACATTTCCAGCGCGGCGGGCCCATTCAGGGCCGGCCTCCTCCACAGTGGGCCGCGGCCGTGGCGGCGGCGCGGGTGTCACCGGGCGGCGGAAGGGATCTGGCGGGCGGGGTGGGAAGGAAGCCCCTGGCGGCGGAAGGACACCGCCCCATGGCGGGGAGTGAGGCGACCGCGTCGGCCTCCTGGCGGCGACCGATCCGCGTGGAAGGCGTTGTAAACAAACCGAAGGCTGGAAGTAGTCCCGCCTTAAAGGGACCGCGTCCTCCCAGCCCGCCGCCCGCGCGGGGAAGGGGCAGAGCGGGGTGAGCCCGGCAAggggtgcagggggagggggcggcataAGGGGAGAGGGGCCCTTTgcaagggaggagggggctggTTAGCCgaggggtgggagaggggctTTTTGCAAGCCAAAAGACACGTGCACACGCATGCACACGTGCACGCTTCCTGCTTTCCTGCTGCTCAAACCGGGGCCCAGCATTGCAGCCGAGCAGCAGGCCAGTGTAGCATTCGCCTGCGGAACTCCCCGCTGCAGGATGACAGGGGGAGGCGAGGCGCCCCTTTTTAGGACAGAGCAGCTTagacgggggtgggtgggggagcaaaGGGGATGGGGGAAACCTGGGTATCCTCTTGGAATCCTGCAGGCCTGAAAAGGCTCAGCGAAAGACAAGGAGGGCTGCCCAAGGCACGTCCAGgagaacctccatgtgcagaggcagcaGGCTGCTGGAAGCCAACAGGggtgcaggttgggaaattcctggagatttggggtgggggagagaggatcaggcaggatttgaggcagggagggacttcagtggggtatgatgcaaaggattcccccccccctccagcagccctttcctccaaggggacGGATCTCTtcactctggagatgagccataattcctggggatccccaggccccacctggaggctggcaaccctaaatgtcagtggcagggggaaaggctgtggccTCGATGATGTGTTGGAGGACATGAGAACAGGACGCTGGACCAGGAGTCCGATGTTTAGCAGCAGGCGAAATTCTCCGTGCCCTTTGCACATGCAGAGAGACCCTCCTCCGAGGCCATCCCACACCTGGCAGTTGCTCAGAGGAAGGCTGAGTCTGCCTGGTAACAATTCCCCACTGGGATGCCCCGGCTGTTACAAGCGTCGGGCTATTCCCAGTGTGGCAACCGAGTGTTTATGGGGTGGCATTTTGTGTGCTTTCCCCAACTGTTGTTGCCCTCCATTTCTTCACCACCACCGGAGGGCTTTTAAAGCACCTCGAGCTGCTGTAGCGCTACAATGCTATAGCAACATAGCAACGGCCTTCCGCTGAGGTGCGAGAGGGCAGCTGAAGGGTGTTGGTTGGAGGTTTTGATTGATGCTTCTTTTTTTGCCCAGGTGTGCTCTGACCTGTTTTGACTGGCATCTttcaggaagaggcggggccaaGGAGGTATGGGCAGGATTGGCACCAAACGGAAGAAAACCCAGAAAGTGGACAATtgtaaatacatatttatttctGTTGTAATACTAattggtgtgtgttttttcccccctcaaggATATTAAAGAAAAGCTAAAATCCATTCGGGTcatttgaaatttttttttgaaatttacaAAGGTACTAAAGGAATTAATTTGAGGTATGTCACATATGGGGGGGGATGTGtaagatttaaaagaaaatgacgTTGATGGAATATGTACTTTTAGTGCTTGTTGTTTGGAACGTCACTGACAAAGAATTTAAAAGCGAGAATATGACATCCGGGACCTCACTTTGATGTTCCAATATAGTTTTGAGTTCGCCTTacataaaaataaagagaaagggaATATTCCGACTATTGGACTCTGTTGTACAGCAGATAGTTCGGACTTGTTTCTTCTTTCTTAGCTTCCAATTTATggccaccccagcaaggggctctcaaggccagtgaaaagcagagggggttggccttGGCcttcccttgggggtctcccagacAGCTAGAAACACCCCCCCCGCAAGCAATTATCCAAGTTGTGCAACAAGCATCCAAACCCAACTTTCCTTATTCGTATATAATCTAAGCACCACTTACTGGCGGCACTGTATTCAGTCTCTCAGTAGTAATGGGGGTGCCAGctaacttatgatgaccctgtaagTGGGGGAGGCCAatgtgtggctctccaggtgtcatggactacaatgcccatgagcccctgctggcaggggctcatgggcattgtagtccatgacacctggagagccacacgtTGGCCTCCCCtgagttctcaaggcaagagacatgcaggGGTGGCTGGTGTTGCTTGCCTCTGCCTCACAACCCCACACTTCCTttagggtctcccatccaagtaccagccaggattgaccctgctcagcttccacgGTCAGGCTTATCCAGGCCATCCTGAACAGGGGTGGGAGAATGCAGTGGACGAGACAaagcagttttatttattcattgcagggggtggggatgaGGGCTGAGGGCGGGCGGTCCTGCTGCATATTTTACGTGCTGGTAATGCAGGTGAGCTTGATTCCTTACAACTGCACAGCCCCTCCCATTTCACCTGGGCTGTTCCAAGGCAAAGCCTCAGCTAGGcctcagagccagcgtggtatagtggttaagcagtggtggactctaatctggagagctgggtttgattcctcactcctccacatacagcctgctgggtgactttgcgccagtcccagttctcctagagcctgctgggtgaccttgagccagaaagttctctcagagcatggTTTACCTTCAGCCATTCAGTGATGATTCTTGTGTTGTGGCTGCAGcaactttttaaacaaaaaatctaTATGTAGTTCAGTAGTGgctagatatttggggggggggatttgacagtcttagttcagcagtgga
The Paroedura picta isolate Pp20150507F chromosome 16, Ppicta_v3.0, whole genome shotgun sequence genome window above contains:
- the HEXIM1 gene encoding protein HEXIM1, which codes for MADAILSASRQQPNGKTAPFAPCRHAGGGGGPFPESPPSNPEQLRREEHLASRWQPGEPTQQQGGSPGRGEDGCPDREGAAVSPPIVGGQTPDALECGSQNHNMAAETQEAGDGGHPEPMENPQCPGYCGPGGQRCRPQPGGDEERQFGKKKHRRRPSKKKRHWKPYYKLSWEEKKKFDEKQSQRASRLRAEMFAKGQPVAPYNTTQFLMEDHDQEEPDLKTGLYPKRAATKSDDTSEEDFVEEEDGGSDGMGGDGSEFLQKDFSETYERYHVESLQNMSKQELIKEYLELEKCLSRMEEENNRLRMETKKLGGDSTEDGRVRQLQEELDRLRAENQKLLKENELGRPQEKPLSEVGE